A DNA window from Nitrospira sp. contains the following coding sequences:
- a CDS encoding conserved exported protein of unknown function (Evidence 4 : Unknown function but conserved in other organisms; MaGe:77308194), whose protein sequence is MKICVVLAMATMLLVPSLSDARCRSLAESASMGSEYGTFPLYPAEQMVEAGQKRDSVALQWAGYGLGVPLFIVAIPFGMVGAGVGAASHPWTTCLETEGRLPMAEVQHTAAQRPPLQE, encoded by the coding sequence ATGAAAATCTGTGTGGTGTTGGCGATGGCCACGATGCTGCTGGTGCCCTCACTCAGCGATGCCCGTTGCCGGTCTTTGGCCGAGAGCGCCAGTATGGGGAGCGAATACGGCACCTTCCCGCTCTATCCGGCTGAACAGATGGTCGAGGCCGGTCAGAAGCGCGACAGTGTGGCGCTTCAATGGGCTGGGTACGGTCTCGGAGTCCCGCTGTTCATTGTGGCGATCCCATTCGGCATGGTTGGAGCCGGTGTCGGCGCCGCGTCGCATCCATGGACGACCTGTCTGGAAACAGAAGGCCGATTGCCGATGGCAGAGGTTCAGCACACCGCGGCTCAGCGGCCGCCGCTTCAGGAATGA
- a CDS encoding Thiol-disulfide oxidoreductase DCC family protein (MaGe:77308195) — MAQKIDPALHEWTAHERVIVYDGVCNWCNVWVRFVTNRTPHGTFRLETLQSQPARLILRELQLSPDNFETFLLLERTQVFTKSTAALRIAKQLSGLWPLFYGFIVIPRPLRDAVYDFVALHRYKWMGKVDQLERPSERHEER, encoded by the coding sequence ATGGCGCAGAAAATCGATCCAGCACTCCATGAGTGGACCGCGCATGAACGGGTCATCGTGTATGACGGCGTCTGCAATTGGTGCAACGTGTGGGTGAGGTTTGTCACCAATCGTACTCCTCACGGCACCTTCAGACTTGAGACACTGCAATCTCAACCGGCGCGTCTAATACTGCGAGAGCTTCAACTATCCCCGGACAATTTCGAGACCTTTCTGCTGCTCGAACGCACGCAAGTCTTTACCAAATCCACGGCTGCGCTGCGAATCGCAAAGCAGTTGTCGGGCCTCTGGCCGTTGTTCTACGGTTTCATCGTTATCCCGCGCCCTCTTCGCGATGCCGTCTACGACTTTGTGGCGCTCCACCGGTACAAGTGGATGGGGAAAGTCGATCAGTTGGAGCGACCGTCGGAAAGGCACGAGGAGCGGTGA
- a CDS encoding hypothetical protein (Evidence 4 : Unknown function but conserved in other organisms; MaGe:77308196) — protein MMGKGFLSGLVVGAVATILFSQWVFTAAGKEAGTVPCVPADKVAEYVHSVIQADREFYTTDIVERMQLRGIVFASEHWRETARLPLPAQFLLESGRLVSQQRNGVRFRLISDWAINKTNRPATEFERAGLTEILLNPDRPYTSVTTEGGQPVFQALYPDKAVSQTCVSCHNAHPNSPKKDFKPHDVMGGILLTLPLPH, from the coding sequence ATGATGGGGAAAGGCTTTCTCAGCGGTCTCGTCGTCGGCGCGGTGGCGACCATCCTGTTCAGCCAGTGGGTGTTCACTGCCGCAGGCAAAGAGGCGGGGACGGTTCCCTGTGTGCCAGCCGACAAAGTTGCCGAGTATGTGCATAGCGTGATTCAAGCCGACCGGGAGTTCTACACCACCGACATTGTGGAACGGATGCAGTTGCGGGGGATCGTCTTTGCCTCGGAACATTGGAGAGAAACCGCGAGGCTGCCCCTTCCCGCGCAGTTCTTGCTCGAATCGGGGCGGCTCGTTTCGCAGCAGCGCAACGGGGTTCGGTTCCGGCTGATCAGCGATTGGGCGATCAATAAGACGAATCGCCCGGCCACTGAGTTTGAGCGGGCAGGCCTGACGGAAATCTTATTGAATCCCGACCGCCCCTATACCAGTGTGACGACCGAAGGGGGACAGCCGGTTTTCCAGGCATTGTACCCGGACAAGGCGGTGTCGCAGACTTGTGTCAGTTGTCACAATGCGCATCCCAATAGTCCGAAGAAAGATTTTAAACCGCATGATGTGATGGGCGGAATCCTGTTAACCCTTCCGCTTCCCCATTAA
- a CDS encoding hypothetical protein (Evidence 4 : Unknown function but conserved in other organisms; MaGe:77308197), whose amino-acid sequence MPDMVHVQCMNQNTYLGQLIKQCARIDQSIEQGGTVTINLSDGDRSIVLKVSRDQVVEQAAPLPRSLTGKTPTLADNESLVAMATNSFSFDIGEANRNISTSEIHAQFTKAAASTQAGDAKAALRPAMELLEPAVTYRSPDWIVLADCQYAALDGFTVTVKQGFKTDLASIPRLLWGVIASFELSLAAPIVHDLIYRAGGIVALPDGEVLPVGTRFERKEADDLFLELMTRSKIGYWKRNVAYLAVRAFGGSSWQQDRAQES is encoded by the coding sequence ATGCCGGATATGGTTCACGTGCAGTGTATGAATCAGAACACCTATCTTGGGCAGCTCATCAAGCAATGCGCCCGGATCGACCAGTCTATTGAGCAGGGGGGAACGGTCACTATCAATCTGAGTGACGGCGACCGATCGATTGTCCTTAAGGTCAGCCGTGACCAGGTCGTCGAGCAGGCGGCACCACTGCCGCGTTCCTTGACAGGAAAAACTCCGACATTGGCCGATAACGAGAGCCTCGTGGCCATGGCCACGAATTCGTTCAGCTTCGACATCGGCGAAGCGAATCGGAATATTTCCACCAGTGAGATTCACGCACAGTTTACGAAGGCGGCTGCATCGACCCAAGCAGGCGACGCCAAGGCGGCGTTGCGTCCGGCAATGGAGTTGCTCGAGCCGGCCGTGACGTACCGAAGTCCCGATTGGATCGTGCTCGCCGATTGTCAGTATGCGGCGTTGGATGGATTCACGGTGACGGTCAAGCAAGGTTTCAAGACCGATCTGGCCAGCATTCCACGGTTGCTCTGGGGCGTGATCGCATCGTTTGAACTCTCGCTGGCTGCGCCTATCGTACACGATTTGATCTACCGGGCGGGCGGAATTGTAGCCTTGCCTGACGGAGAGGTGTTACCCGTCGGTACGCGTTTCGAGCGAAAAGAGGCCGACGATCTCTTTCTGGAATTGATGACGCGCAGCAAGATCGGCTATTGGAAGCGTAACGTGGCCTACCTGGCCGTCCGCGCGTTCGGCGGATCGTCGTGGCAGCAAGATCGGGCGCAGGAGTCCTGA
- a CDS encoding hypothetical protein (Evidence 5 : Unknown function; MaGe:77308198) — MTLLQTTLLGTIWRGLSMPTATVLGALTAALKPSLA; from the coding sequence ATGACACTCCTCCAGACAACTCTCCTAGGTACGATCTGGCGCGGCCTCTCCATGCCGACTGCAACCGTGCTCGGCGCACTCACGGCCGCCCTCAAGCCCAGCCTTGCCTAA
- a CDS encoding 2-dehydropantoate 2-reductase (MaGe:77308199), protein MRILVLGAGGVGGYFGGRLAAAGVDIRFLVRPSRAESLARQGLVIVSPLGDLRIPVETLTAVESSFDAVLLACKAYSLDDAIETIAPAVGPSTMILPLLNGVRHLDILDARFGRESVLGGLCHIGVMVNASGEVQHLNTLQRFVLGARSPGQAAAVAVFHRVVQRSGFETVLSGAIMQEMWEKFTFLATYAGMTTLMQAPVGAILAAGEGEAIMREMLEECTATATASGFAPRREAMAQMISSLTERGSRGTASMFRDMIRNGQTEHEHIIGDMLARARAAQVSAPLLRISLANMQAYESKRSETVMP, encoded by the coding sequence ATGCGGATACTTGTGCTGGGGGCCGGCGGCGTTGGAGGCTATTTTGGAGGGAGATTGGCAGCGGCCGGTGTCGACATTCGGTTTTTGGTCAGGCCATCGCGGGCTGAATCGCTGGCTCGGCAGGGATTGGTTATCGTCAGTCCGCTCGGCGATCTCCGCATCCCGGTCGAAACACTGACGGCGGTGGAGTCTTCGTTCGATGCGGTGCTGCTGGCTTGTAAGGCGTACAGCCTTGATGATGCGATAGAAACCATCGCGCCAGCAGTCGGGCCGTCTACGATGATTTTGCCGCTCCTCAACGGAGTGCGCCATCTCGATATCCTCGATGCCCGATTTGGCCGGGAAAGTGTTTTGGGCGGGCTATGCCATATCGGTGTGATGGTGAATGCGTCTGGAGAAGTTCAGCATCTCAATACACTGCAACGCTTCGTTCTTGGCGCGCGATCGCCAGGACAGGCTGCGGCAGTGGCGGTGTTCCATCGCGTCGTGCAACGCAGTGGATTCGAGACGGTCTTAAGCGGCGCTATTATGCAAGAGATGTGGGAGAAGTTTACCTTCCTCGCGACGTATGCCGGCATGACCACGCTCATGCAGGCGCCTGTCGGCGCAATTTTGGCGGCTGGAGAAGGCGAGGCCATCATGCGCGAGATGCTGGAGGAGTGTACTGCCACGGCTACGGCCAGTGGCTTCGCGCCACGCCGGGAGGCGATGGCGCAGATGATCTCCTCTTTGACCGAGCGTGGGTCTAGGGGAACCGCGTCGATGTTTCGCGACATGATACGTAACGGCCAGACCGAGCATGAACATATCATTGGCGACATGCTCGCCCGTGCGCGTGCGGCGCAAGTGTCTGCGCCGTTGCTGCGGATCAGCCTGGCGAACATGCAAGCCTATGAATCGAAGCGTTCCGAAACGGTTATGCCATGA
- a CDS encoding Pyruvate kinase 1 (MaGe:77308200), producing MHKTRIICTIGPVTESYEMLQKLYEAGMSIARLNMSHGDHESHAKVIRHIKSLNRKVKFPIPILLDTQGPEIRTGDLSNELNLRQGDIVSVTTRGAQSVEESSIHINYADLLETVNVGDRITVDNGLINFEVLEKHERHMRCRVLDGGLLKSKRHVNLPGVRVNLPSITHKDVKDILFGLELDVDFIALSFVREAEDIRQLKGLMGDKAGRVKIIAKIEDQEGVRNLESIVQESDGIMVARGDLGVEINLEDLPNVQRTIVRLCAEYGKRVIVATHLLESMIHNPYPTRAEVTDVANAIYEEADAVMLSGETTVGKYPVKCVEFIRRIARKSETIPGLQFAKNLRNEENKQQLAAAAVRLAEGVKAKGIVVITRRGIMADLVANCRPFATNIYAFTNMSQPRRTMMLNRGVFPFKIDFSSDPEKTLQTAFRILKDREAFQVGDKVVIISDVLAQQRVDSIQIRDIPSDDSPVSVETANRDVGRSGLEL from the coding sequence ATGCACAAGACTCGCATCATCTGCACCATCGGCCCCGTCACGGAATCCTACGAGATGCTGCAGAAGCTTTACGAGGCCGGCATGAGCATCGCCCGGCTGAACATGTCCCACGGCGATCACGAGTCTCACGCCAAAGTCATCCGGCACATCAAGTCGCTCAATCGAAAAGTGAAGTTTCCCATTCCCATCCTCCTCGATACGCAAGGCCCGGAAATCCGCACCGGAGATCTCTCCAACGAGCTCAATCTGCGGCAGGGCGACATCGTCTCCGTGACCACGCGCGGGGCGCAGAGCGTTGAGGAAAGCTCGATCCACATCAACTATGCGGACTTGCTGGAAACCGTCAACGTCGGAGACCGGATCACCGTGGACAATGGATTGATCAATTTCGAGGTGCTGGAAAAACATGAGCGCCACATGCGATGCCGCGTCTTGGATGGCGGGCTGCTGAAAAGCAAACGCCACGTGAACCTTCCCGGTGTCCGCGTCAATCTTCCCTCGATTACGCACAAGGATGTGAAGGATATTCTGTTCGGGCTGGAACTGGATGTGGACTTTATCGCCCTCTCGTTCGTGCGCGAAGCCGAGGATATCCGGCAACTCAAAGGGCTCATGGGCGACAAGGCCGGGCGGGTGAAGATCATCGCCAAGATCGAGGATCAGGAAGGGGTCAGGAATCTCGAATCTATCGTCCAGGAATCGGACGGCATCATGGTCGCGCGCGGAGATCTCGGGGTGGAAATTAACCTGGAGGACCTGCCGAACGTGCAACGCACCATCGTGCGACTGTGCGCCGAGTATGGCAAACGTGTCATCGTGGCGACCCACCTGCTCGAATCCATGATCCACAACCCCTACCCCACCAGGGCCGAGGTCACCGATGTCGCCAATGCGATCTACGAAGAGGCCGATGCCGTCATGCTGTCCGGGGAAACCACGGTGGGCAAGTATCCGGTGAAGTGCGTCGAGTTCATTCGCAGGATTGCGAGAAAATCTGAAACGATTCCCGGCTTGCAGTTTGCGAAAAATCTGCGCAACGAGGAGAACAAGCAACAACTGGCGGCGGCGGCCGTGCGGCTCGCCGAAGGCGTCAAGGCCAAAGGCATTGTCGTGATCACCAGACGCGGGATTATGGCCGACCTCGTCGCCAACTGCCGCCCGTTCGCCACCAACATCTACGCCTTTACCAACATGAGCCAGCCGCGACGGACCATGATGCTCAATCGCGGAGTCTTTCCCTTCAAAATCGATTTCAGTTCAGACCCTGAGAAGACTCTTCAAACGGCATTCCGCATCCTCAAAGACCGTGAAGCCTTCCAAGTCGGAGACAAGGTCGTCATTATCTCGGACGTCCTCGCCCAACAGCGCGTCGACTCGATTCAGATTCGCGATATCCCTTCGGACGACTCCCCGGTTTCGGTCGAAACGGCCAACCGGGACGTAGGCAGGTCTGGATTAGAGTTGTAG
- a CDS encoding Multidrug transporter (MaGe:77308201) has translation MYTGTHYPLPQTLCWTRRQIYWLFGIALVPTLLYVTTDWKGLGIPWVPIGLIGTAAAFIAGFRNNATYDRVWEARTIYGSIVNNSRTWGLMVRDLIHPKAGGLDGDAKTAHTRLIYRHVAWLTALRYQLRQPRAWESTQWGANLEFRNRYYKVEEHAGDIETALANWISADELARLRNVSNQAAHLLVLQGEDLRRLRDHGAFEANAHVALEQVLASLLNNQGACERIKNFPYPRQFATLSLTFVRLFVYALPFGLIGEFAKVGTHAVWLTIPFCILVGWIFSILEAIGEVSENPFEGSANDVPITALSRTIEIDLRQMLGERDLPAPLTPVNNILM, from the coding sequence ATGTACACAGGCACACATTATCCACTGCCGCAGACCTTGTGCTGGACGCGCCGCCAAATTTATTGGCTCTTCGGGATCGCACTCGTTCCAACACTGCTATACGTCACCACCGACTGGAAGGGACTGGGGATTCCTTGGGTTCCCATTGGCCTGATCGGGACTGCCGCGGCATTCATCGCCGGCTTCCGCAACAATGCCACCTACGATCGCGTGTGGGAAGCGCGAACGATCTACGGGTCCATCGTCAACAACAGCCGGACCTGGGGACTTATGGTGCGCGACCTTATTCACCCGAAGGCTGGCGGTCTGGATGGCGATGCCAAAACGGCTCACACGAGGCTGATCTACCGCCATGTCGCCTGGTTGACGGCCTTGCGATACCAACTGCGGCAGCCGCGCGCGTGGGAGTCGACCCAGTGGGGAGCCAATCTTGAGTTTCGTAATCGATACTACAAGGTGGAAGAACATGCCGGAGACATTGAGACCGCTCTCGCGAACTGGATTTCGGCCGATGAGCTGGCGCGTCTGCGGAACGTCAGCAACCAGGCCGCGCATCTGTTGGTGTTGCAAGGTGAAGACCTCCGCCGGCTTCGGGACCACGGGGCATTCGAAGCCAATGCGCACGTGGCGCTTGAGCAGGTGCTCGCGTCGCTGTTGAACAATCAAGGCGCCTGCGAGCGCATTAAAAACTTTCCCTATCCGAGGCAGTTCGCCACGCTCAGTCTGACCTTTGTGCGATTATTTGTGTACGCGTTGCCGTTTGGGCTTATCGGCGAGTTTGCTAAAGTGGGCACGCATGCGGTGTGGCTGACAATTCCCTTTTGCATTCTTGTCGGCTGGATCTTCAGCATCTTGGAAGCCATCGGAGAGGTGTCGGAAAATCCCTTTGAAGGAAGCGCCAACGACGTGCCGATCACGGCCCTCAGCCGCACCATTGAAATCGACCTCCGCCAAATGCTTGGCGAACGGGATTTGCCGGCCCCGCTGACGCCGGTCAATAATATCCTGATGTGA
- a CDS encoding LCIBCCA domain-containing protein (MaGe:77308202), producing the protein MNEAATHLRVIRQHYPDAHSTTDAVDRYLDLFQRRLGLRPSDILLADSICADDINCIEYPQRASQMPGPFKLGGLDGFPFAGLTGMGAFAGHVPDRGAVFIYHGPHIGITKAGVLGQILRVGQSAPSGCCGACRAALAKLQAGTINPGEVEELDYQQQTLEQIVLKNAARIVTAPHPLKEATEVIGEAITARIDLLVSRTTYKARYVILAGAILINGDHDMGSFTTPRRLIVKDLQSGTTEDLLAAYQA; encoded by the coding sequence ATGAATGAAGCCGCTACGCATCTTCGCGTCATTCGCCAGCATTACCCCGATGCCCATAGCACCACCGACGCGGTCGATCGCTACCTCGACCTCTTCCAGCGTCGGTTGGGGCTGCGTCCCTCCGATATTTTGCTTGCGGACAGTATCTGCGCCGACGACATCAATTGCATCGAGTATCCGCAGCGAGCCAGCCAGATGCCTGGTCCGTTCAAGCTTGGCGGGCTCGACGGATTTCCATTTGCAGGACTGACCGGGATGGGGGCATTCGCTGGGCATGTGCCAGACCGTGGAGCCGTGTTCATTTATCATGGGCCGCACATCGGGATCACCAAGGCAGGTGTCCTCGGCCAGATCCTGCGCGTTGGGCAGTCGGCGCCCAGCGGCTGCTGCGGGGCTTGCCGGGCTGCATTGGCCAAACTGCAGGCTGGGACGATCAACCCCGGCGAAGTCGAGGAACTGGACTATCAACAGCAGACTCTTGAGCAGATCGTGCTCAAGAATGCCGCGCGCATCGTCACCGCACCTCATCCGCTGAAGGAAGCGACCGAGGTGATCGGAGAGGCCATTACCGCGCGCATCGATCTGCTTGTCTCGCGCACGACCTACAAGGCCAGATACGTTATTTTAGCGGGAGCGATTCTGATCAACGGCGATCATGACATGGGTTCTTTCACGACGCCCAGGCGGCTGATTGTGAAAGATTTGCAGTCCGGCACGACCGAAGATCTGCTCGCTGCCTACCAGGCCTAA
- a CDS encoding MarR family transcriptional regulator (MaGe:77308203) gives MAKQTGCPTEHTLDLISGRWKTLVIYWLLKGDRRFNQLQRDLSGITHRTLAKQLRELEADGLVERHDFEETPLHVEYRLSPLGRSLEPILQAMHEWALTHPRIKRPSSLRPTSGLA, from the coding sequence ATGGCCAAACAGACCGGTTGCCCGACAGAGCACACGCTCGACCTGATTTCCGGTCGCTGGAAAACGCTGGTCATTTATTGGCTGCTCAAAGGCGATCGGCGTTTCAATCAGTTACAACGCGATCTGAGCGGCATCACGCACCGAACGCTTGCCAAGCAACTGCGTGAATTGGAGGCCGACGGTCTGGTCGAACGGCATGATTTCGAAGAAACGCCGCTCCATGTCGAATATCGCCTCTCCCCGCTGGGGCGTTCTCTCGAACCCATCCTGCAGGCGATGCATGAATGGGCCTTGACCCATCCACGGATCAAGCGTCCATCATCGCTGCGCCCAACCTCAGGACTTGCCTGA